The sequence below is a genomic window from Vibrio spartinae.
CATTCTTCCGACGACACATTGAAATCAACGATCGCCTCACATCATTAAAACGGCCCGCATCCATACCTTTGCTACCGCTATTTTGAAGCGGTGGATGATTTTCTTGCACCCCGTTTAGCAAACGACTTTCTTGCCCGTGAGCGTTTCACCGGCTGAGGTAGTGAGCGTAAAGAATCCGGTGGTGGTGCGATTTTTACTTGTTGCATTAAACTGTCGATCTGTTGCGTCAGGGTAGTCATAAAAGGCTGATAAGCCTGATTTTTTTCCGCCATATCCTGAAGCTGATGCTCCCATTGAGCCGTCATATCCGGATATGTCGATGCTACGGGCAATGCATGTATCAACCCCCGCCCCGCTGCCGTACTGCGGATCTGTTTTCCTTCCCGCTGTAAGAGTTGACGTTTGATCAACATATCAATGATACCGGCACGGGTTGCTTCCGTGCCAAGCCCGTCGGTTTCCCGTAAAATTTTTTTCAGCGATTTATCTTCAACAAATCGAGCGATTCCGGTCATCGCCAACAATAAGGTTGCTTCAGTAAAAGGCCGTGGAGGTTCGGTCTGATGGTTGCCGATTTCTCCTTCACGACAGGTCAAAACAGTTCCTTTGGCCAGCGGGGGAACGGCTTCAAGACCATCCTGGTCATCATCACGAAACCCCGTAACAACCTTCCAGCCCGGCGAGACCATCTGTTTTCCTTTGGCAATAAAAGTCCCCCCGGCAATATCAAATACCAGTTGAGACTCGGCATAGCACGCAGGCGGATAAAACTGGATCAAGTACTGTCTGGCAATCAATTGATAAATTTTCTGTTCATCACCTGACAATATCGCGGTCTTGGTCTTCGGGGTCGGGATGATGGCATGGTGTGCATCGACTTTACTGTCGTTCCACGCTTTGGATTTCAAAGATAAATCTGCATCCGCGACGGCTTGTTTCAGCGCTGGCGCAATATTTGAGATTGCAGCGGTCACCGAAGCTGACGCCTGCCAATGCTCCGTTGGCAGATAGCGGCAATCTGAACGGGGATAAGTGATCAACTTATGTTTCTCATACAGCCCCTGACATACGTTCAGCACTTGCTGAGCACTCATTCCATATTTTTTCGCTGCATCAATCTGTAAAGCAGAGAGCGAATAAGGTAACGGAGCATTTTGGCGCGTTTGTTTTTGTTCTGAATCCGTGACAGTCGCTGGCTGGCCTTGAATTCGTTTCGCGACGTTTTCGACCAATGGACGATGGAGAACCCGCCCTTCTTCATCCTGCCACGGACGGCAAGCTTCACTCGGTTTCCAGCGGGCCCGAATATCAAAGGCTTGATCTGATGTGTGATAAGGCATCAAGGCATGCAGGGTAAAGTAATCCCGAGGCACAAAGTTTTCAATCGTTTCATCTCGACGAACCACCAGCCCCAGCACTGGTGTCTGAACCCTGCCGACGGACAGCACCCCCTGATAACCAGATTGCTGCCCCAACAGTGTATATGCTCTCGACATGTTCATGCCATATAGCCAATCCGCCCGGGACCGTGCCAATGCAGAGACAGAGAGCGGTATGAATTCTCGGTTTTGCCGAATCTGCTGCAATGCCCGTTTGACCGCAGACGGATTGAGATCGTTAATCAACAGACGTTCCGAGTCTGACCGTCGCTGTTGACTGACTCGGCAATACTCTAACACTTCGTCCACCAACAGTTGCCCCTCACGATCCGGGTCTCCGGCGTGAACAATCTGTAGTGGCGATTTAAGCAGTTTCTTAATCACTGTCAGTTGCCGCGAGGCAGATTTTCGAGGGCGAAGTTGCCATTGCTGCGGCACAATCGGTAAGTCTTCCAGTCGCCACTTCTTATAGCGCTCATCGTAGACTTCCGGTTCAACCTGTTCTAAAAGATGACCGATACACCATGTGACAATATCACCATTACCACAACGAATGCACCCATCCTCCTTCTGGTGGGGGCGGGGTAAAACATCGGCAATCGCACGGCCGAGACTCGGTTTTTCAGCAATAAATAAACGAGGCATAAAAATATAAAGGCCACAAAAATTTGTGGCCTTAACATAACAGGATCAACTGTAATTTTATACAGTTTACTCTTCTTTTTCTACGCGTGCTGCTGCTTCTTTAATCAGGGGTTGTAGCTCACCTTTCTGGAACATTTCCAGAATGATGTCACAACCACCAACCAACTCGCCTTCGATCCATAGCTGAGGAAACGTTGGCCACTGGGCATAAATTGGTAACTCTGCACGGATATCCGGATTCTGGAGAATATCAACATAAGCAAATTTTTCTCCACAAGCCATCAATGCCTGTGCTGCCTGAGATGAAAAACCACAACTAGGTAGCTTAGGCGAACCTTTCATATAAAGCAGAATTGAATTGTCAGAAATCTGCTTTTTAATTTTATCGATTGTTTCCATGATGTCCTCGTCAGAGCGTTTGAAAATATCGACTATTCTAAATCATTAACGGAGAATAAAAAGCCTATTATTATTAGGGTCTCTTCCGCTCAGGATACAACGCTGTCCTGCTGTGTTGACAAATTAGTGCTTTAAATAAAGTAAAAACTTGCTAAAATAGAACCAAGTCAGTCGTTTTGACGAATATCAAAAGAAAATAACTCTGGAAGCTAACTGAAAGAGAGACTCTTTCAAACACAATGGAGAACTGAGCAATGTCATTTGAACTCCCCGCTCTTCCTTATGCAAAAGATGCATTGGAACCTCATATTTC
It includes:
- a CDS encoding DNA topoisomerase III, which gives rise to MPRLFIAEKPSLGRAIADVLPRPHQKEDGCIRCGNGDIVTWCIGHLLEQVEPEVYDERYKKWRLEDLPIVPQQWQLRPRKSASRQLTVIKKLLKSPLQIVHAGDPDREGQLLVDEVLEYCRVSQQRRSDSERLLINDLNPSAVKRALQQIRQNREFIPLSVSALARSRADWLYGMNMSRAYTLLGQQSGYQGVLSVGRVQTPVLGLVVRRDETIENFVPRDYFTLHALMPYHTSDQAFDIRARWKPSEACRPWQDEEGRVLHRPLVENVAKRIQGQPATVTDSEQKQTRQNAPLPYSLSALQIDAAKKYGMSAQQVLNVCQGLYEKHKLITYPRSDCRYLPTEHWQASASVTAAISNIAPALKQAVADADLSLKSKAWNDSKVDAHHAIIPTPKTKTAILSGDEQKIYQLIARQYLIQFYPPACYAESQLVFDIAGGTFIAKGKQMVSPGWKVVTGFRDDDQDGLEAVPPLAKGTVLTCREGEIGNHQTEPPRPFTEATLLLAMTGIARFVEDKSLKKILRETDGLGTEATRAGIIDMLIKRQLLQREGKQIRSTAAGRGLIHALPVASTYPDMTAQWEHQLQDMAEKNQAYQPFMTTLTQQIDSLMQQVKIAPPPDSLRSLPQPVKRSRARKSFAKRGARKSSTASK
- a CDS encoding Grx4 family monothiol glutaredoxin, which gives rise to METIDKIKKQISDNSILLYMKGSPKLPSCGFSSQAAQALMACGEKFAYVDILQNPDIRAELPIYAQWPTFPQLWIEGELVGGCDIILEMFQKGELQPLIKEAAARVEKEE